Proteins encoded within one genomic window of Gloeobacter kilaueensis JS1:
- a CDS encoding efflux RND transporter periplasmic adaptor subunit has product MASEKSAKKAFSLKGPLLLVAIVAGLAGLFALGFLPRLQRQRTLEAEAGELASKPAAVSIVRPTRSGRTTAVRLPGNIQALSDTVINARADGYLERRTVDIGDRVQAGQLLAVIETPELDQQVNQQRSNLAQAQADLKQRQVNLDLYRTTLERWQNLGRQGAVARQDVDERTSTYQAQLEAVAAQQATIRSQQAELNRLLALQNFKQVRSPYAGIITARNVDNGALVSSSGNTRTNLFTVAKTDRVRIFINVPQPFAPGVKVGQSAHVLVQEYPAPFTGRITRTAGALDPASRTMLTEVQVDNRDGRLLPGMYAQVELSGRRTAPPLVIPASTLIVRAAGPEVAVVGINSTIHLQKIALGRDFGDTVEVVSGLTGNEQLVVNPTDDAVPGAKVQVERGAGPS; this is encoded by the coding sequence ATGGCCAGTGAGAAGTCCGCCAAAAAAGCATTCTCCCTCAAAGGCCCGCTCCTGCTCGTCGCGATCGTAGCTGGACTGGCGGGGTTGTTTGCCCTCGGGTTTCTCCCCCGGCTGCAGCGCCAGCGCACCCTCGAAGCGGAGGCAGGCGAACTCGCGAGCAAGCCAGCGGCGGTCTCCATCGTCCGGCCCACCCGCTCAGGCCGGACCACCGCCGTGCGCCTGCCGGGCAACATCCAGGCACTCTCCGACACGGTGATTAACGCCCGCGCCGACGGCTACCTGGAGCGGCGCACCGTCGATATCGGCGATCGGGTGCAGGCGGGCCAGCTGCTGGCGGTGATCGAGACGCCGGAACTGGACCAGCAGGTAAACCAGCAGCGCTCCAACCTCGCCCAGGCCCAGGCCGACCTCAAACAGCGGCAGGTCAACCTCGATCTCTACCGCACGACCCTGGAGCGCTGGCAGAATCTCGGACGGCAGGGGGCGGTCGCCCGGCAGGACGTGGACGAGCGCACCTCGACCTACCAGGCCCAGCTTGAGGCCGTCGCCGCCCAGCAGGCCACGATCCGCTCCCAGCAAGCTGAATTAAATCGACTGCTTGCCCTGCAAAATTTCAAGCAGGTGCGCTCGCCCTACGCCGGGATCATCACCGCCCGCAACGTCGATAACGGGGCGCTCGTGAGCAGTTCCGGCAACACGCGCACCAATCTTTTCACCGTCGCCAAAACTGATCGCGTGCGCATCTTTATCAACGTTCCCCAGCCCTTTGCGCCGGGAGTAAAGGTGGGCCAGAGCGCCCACGTCCTGGTACAGGAGTACCCGGCCCCCTTTACAGGCCGCATCACCCGCACCGCCGGAGCCCTCGATCCCGCCTCGCGCACGATGCTCACCGAGGTGCAGGTCGATAACCGCGATGGCCGCCTGCTGCCTGGCATGTACGCCCAGGTGGAGTTGAGTGGCCGCCGCACAGCACCGCCCCTGGTGATCCCAGCGAGCACCCTCATCGTCCGCGCCGCCGGTCCCGAAGTCGCCGTCGTCGGTATCAACAGCACCATTCACCTCCAGAAAATTGCCCTGGGCCGCGACTTCGGCGATACGGTCGAGGTCGTCTCGGGCCTTACCGGCAACGAGCAACTGGTGGTCAATCCGACCGACGACGCGGTGCCGGGGGCAAAAGTGCAGGTGGAGCGCGGTGCAGGTCCGTCCTGA
- a CDS encoding PII-interacting protein PipX family protein translates to MNEQYLQHPNFGLLFLVCSLGPRKGLFATLYAQRMLFVVTEAEGNALQFESLSRGQARHLIDERLRAYRRGALELDHETIDRMKSFYQQV, encoded by the coding sequence ATGAACGAACAGTACCTGCAACATCCTAATTTCGGGTTGCTGTTCCTCGTCTGCAGCCTCGGCCCGAGGAAGGGACTTTTCGCGACGCTCTATGCTCAGCGGATGTTGTTCGTCGTCACCGAGGCGGAGGGCAACGCTCTGCAGTTCGAGTCCCTCAGTCGCGGTCAGGCGCGCCACCTGATCGATGAGCGGCTGCGGGCCTATCGACGGGGAGCGCTCGAACTGGACCACGAGACGATTGACCGGATGAAGTCGTTTTATCAACAGGTGTGA
- the mtnC gene encoding acireductone synthase, producing MSLLEDAEVLLLDIEGTIAPVSFVFEVLFPYAAAQVETFLEVHGKEPLVQADLAALRDEYEADTGRGLILPDWSGPEPTAATPYIRFLIAADRKSTGLKSLQGKIWEQGYLSGAYRSQIFADVRPAFERWTRAGKRIYIYSSGSIQAQRLLFEHTEQGDLRGYLSRYFDTTSGPKLEADSYRRIAGQIAVDAAQILFASDHRGELRAAQQAGLRTVLVVRPGNALAEGTDFPVVRSFAPAPAGDES from the coding sequence ATGTCTTTGCTGGAGGATGCGGAGGTCTTGCTGCTTGACATCGAGGGAACCATTGCGCCAGTGTCTTTTGTCTTCGAGGTGCTGTTTCCCTACGCGGCAGCGCAGGTAGAAACGTTCTTAGAAGTCCACGGCAAAGAGCCCCTGGTGCAGGCGGATCTGGCGGCGCTGCGCGACGAGTACGAAGCTGACACCGGGCGGGGGCTTATCTTGCCTGACTGGAGCGGACCGGAGCCGACGGCGGCCACACCGTACATCCGCTTTTTGATCGCTGCCGATCGCAAATCCACCGGCTTAAAGTCGCTGCAGGGCAAGATCTGGGAGCAGGGCTACCTGAGCGGAGCCTATCGCTCGCAAATCTTTGCGGACGTGAGACCGGCCTTCGAGCGCTGGACCAGGGCAGGTAAACGCATCTATATCTACTCTTCAGGAAGCATCCAGGCCCAGCGCCTGCTCTTCGAGCACACCGAGCAGGGCGATCTGAGGGGCTACTTGAGTCGCTACTTCGATACCACCAGCGGCCCGAAGCTCGAAGCTGACAGCTACCGCCGGATTGCGGGCCAGATCGCAGTGGATGCGGCTCAAATTTTATTTGCCTCCGATCACCGTGGTGAATTGCGGGCAGCCCAGCAAGCCGGTCTGCGGACTGTTTTGGTCGTTCGTCCCGGCAATGCACTGGCGGAGGGTACAGATTTTCCAGTCGTCCGCAGCTTTGCCCCCGCCCCGGCTGGGGACGAATCTTGA
- a CDS encoding acetolactate synthase large subunit, whose product MNTAELLVQCLAKEGVQYIFGLPGEENMQFLEALQDSSIRFITTRHEQGAAFMADVYGRLTGKAGVCLSTLGPGATNLMTGVADANLDSAPLIAITGQVGTDRMHIDSHQYLDLVQMFAPVTKWSTQIVRPSNTPEIVRKSFKLAQAEKPGAVHIDLPENIAAMAATGAPLEITDNNDVFASFSSINRAAELISQAVNPIILVGNGAIRNQASPAVTEFATRLNIPVANTFMGKGVIPYTHPLALWAVGLQQRDYISCGFDKADLVIAIGYDQIEYSPKKWNPGGVIPIVHIGKTAAEVDSSYIPKVEVVGDISDSLQEILARADRQGKPDPYAIHLREDIRGEYEEYACDTGYPIKPQKIIYDLRQVLAPHDILISDVGAHKMWVARHYHCDQPNTCIISNGFASMGIAIPGAVAAKLVYPERKVVAVTGDGGFMMNVQELETAVRVGTPFVTLIFNDGGYGLIEWKQQTHFNRAAYVHFSNPDFVKLAESMGLKGYRVEAADELLPVLRSALEQKVPAVIDCPVDYRENIRFSQRTKQLNCAI is encoded by the coding sequence ATGAACACAGCCGAACTGTTGGTGCAGTGCCTCGCAAAAGAAGGTGTCCAGTACATCTTTGGCCTGCCGGGTGAGGAGAACATGCAGTTTCTCGAAGCGCTGCAGGATTCTTCGATTCGCTTTATCACCACCCGCCACGAGCAGGGTGCCGCCTTTATGGCCGACGTCTACGGACGGCTCACGGGCAAAGCGGGAGTCTGTCTTTCGACCCTCGGCCCCGGTGCCACCAACTTGATGACCGGCGTCGCCGACGCCAACCTCGACAGTGCGCCCCTCATCGCGATCACAGGCCAGGTGGGCACCGACCGGATGCACATCGACTCGCACCAGTACCTCGATCTGGTACAGATGTTCGCTCCCGTCACCAAGTGGAGCACCCAGATCGTCCGGCCCAGCAATACCCCCGAGATCGTCCGCAAGTCCTTCAAGCTGGCCCAGGCCGAAAAACCGGGGGCAGTCCACATCGACCTGCCCGAAAATATCGCGGCGATGGCAGCGACGGGGGCACCGCTCGAAATTACCGACAACAACGACGTCTTCGCCTCCTTCAGCAGCATCAACCGGGCAGCGGAGTTGATTTCGCAGGCGGTCAATCCGATCATCCTGGTGGGCAACGGTGCTATCCGCAACCAGGCGAGCCCGGCGGTGACCGAATTTGCCACCCGCCTGAACATCCCCGTCGCCAACACCTTCATGGGCAAGGGCGTCATCCCCTACACCCATCCCCTCGCCCTCTGGGCGGTGGGCCTTCAGCAGCGCGACTACATCAGCTGCGGCTTCGACAAAGCCGATCTCGTGATCGCGATCGGCTACGACCAGATCGAATATTCGCCCAAAAAGTGGAATCCCGGCGGAGTGATCCCGATCGTCCACATCGGCAAGACGGCGGCGGAGGTCGATAGCAGCTACATTCCCAAAGTCGAAGTTGTAGGCGACATCTCCGACAGCCTGCAGGAGATTCTGGCGCGGGCTGACCGCCAGGGCAAGCCCGACCCCTACGCCATTCACCTGCGCGAGGACATTCGGGGCGAGTACGAGGAGTACGCCTGCGATACCGGCTACCCGATCAAACCGCAGAAGATCATCTACGACCTGCGCCAGGTGCTCGCCCCCCACGACATCCTGATTAGCGACGTCGGCGCGCACAAGATGTGGGTGGCCCGCCATTACCACTGCGACCAGCCCAATACCTGCATCATCTCCAACGGCTTCGCCTCGATGGGCATCGCCATCCCCGGCGCGGTGGCCGCCAAACTCGTCTACCCCGAGCGCAAGGTGGTAGCCGTCACCGGCGACGGCGGTTTCATGATGAACGTGCAGGAACTGGAGACTGCCGTGCGCGTGGGCACCCCCTTCGTTACCTTGATCTTCAACGACGGCGGCTACGGGCTTATCGAGTGGAAGCAGCAGACGCATTTCAACCGCGCCGCCTACGTCCACTTCAGCAACCCGGACTTTGTGAAGTTGGCTGAGAGTATGGGCCTCAAAGGCTACCGCGTCGAGGCCGCAGACGAGTTGCTGCCCGTCCTCAGAAGCGCCCTTGAGCAGAAGGTACCGGCGGTGATCGATTGTCCGGTGGATTATCGCGAGAATATCCGCTTCTCGCAGCGCACCAAACAGCTCAACTGCGCGATCTAA
- a CDS encoding NAD-dependent succinate-semialdehyde dehydrogenase, with product MVQAQSPARPIASINPATGQILKTFLPLGDSELEARLELAWRTFGSYRHTTFAERAAKLRRAADILGAGREQYARLMSAEMGKTLTSALAEIDKCAAVCHFYAEHAAGYLADQPAQTDAQKSFVRYQPLGPVLAIMPWNFPFWQVFRFAAPALMAGNVGLLKHASNVPQSALAIEAIFQQAGFEAGVFQTLLVGSERTARLVADERIKAVTLTGSEPAGRSVAATAGQHLKKTVLELGGSDPFIVLPSADLAAAAATAVKARMLNSGQSCIAAKRFIVVEAVADRFEQLLVEHFRALKVGDPLLADTDIGPLATEAILTGLDAQVRSSIERGARVLVGGGRLAGAGHFYAPTLLTDIPKDSPAYSEELFGPVASLFRVKDLNEAIDLANDTAFGLGASGWTNEPDEKARLIEAIDAGAVFINAMVKSDPRLPFGGIKTSGYGRELGREGILEFVNIKTVWES from the coding sequence ATGGTACAGGCGCAAAGTCCAGCAAGGCCGATCGCGAGTATCAATCCGGCGACCGGTCAGATTCTCAAGACCTTTCTCCCGCTCGGCGATAGCGAACTCGAAGCCAGACTCGAACTCGCCTGGCGCACCTTCGGCTCCTACCGGCACACGACGTTTGCCGAGCGGGCCGCAAAGCTGCGCAGGGCTGCAGATATTCTCGGCGCAGGGCGCGAGCAGTACGCCCGACTGATGAGCGCCGAGATGGGCAAGACCCTCACCTCCGCGCTCGCAGAAATCGATAAGTGTGCTGCGGTCTGCCACTTTTATGCCGAGCACGCTGCCGGCTATCTGGCCGACCAACCGGCCCAGACCGACGCCCAAAAAAGCTTCGTGCGCTATCAGCCTTTAGGGCCGGTGCTCGCGATCATGCCCTGGAACTTTCCGTTCTGGCAGGTGTTCCGCTTTGCCGCCCCGGCCCTGATGGCGGGCAACGTGGGCCTGCTCAAGCACGCCTCCAACGTTCCCCAGTCTGCCCTCGCCATCGAGGCGATCTTTCAGCAAGCCGGTTTTGAAGCGGGCGTCTTTCAGACGCTGCTGGTGGGTTCCGAGCGCACCGCCAGGCTGGTAGCCGACGAACGGATCAAAGCCGTCACCCTCACCGGCAGCGAACCGGCTGGCCGCAGTGTGGCCGCTACCGCCGGGCAGCACCTCAAAAAAACGGTGCTCGAACTGGGGGGCAGCGACCCGTTCATCGTCCTGCCGAGCGCGGATCTGGCGGCGGCGGCGGCTACCGCCGTCAAAGCCCGGATGCTCAACAGTGGCCAGTCCTGCATCGCCGCCAAGCGCTTCATCGTCGTGGAGGCCGTGGCCGACCGCTTCGAGCAGTTGCTCGTCGAGCATTTTCGAGCGCTCAAGGTAGGAGATCCGCTGCTGGCCGATACCGATATCGGTCCGCTCGCCACCGAGGCGATTCTCACCGGCCTCGACGCCCAGGTGCGTTCGAGCATCGAACGGGGAGCGCGGGTGCTGGTGGGAGGTGGACGGCTTGCTGGAGCGGGGCACTTCTACGCGCCGACCCTGCTCACCGATATCCCCAAAGACAGCCCGGCCTACAGTGAAGAGCTGTTCGGTCCAGTGGCGTCCTTGTTTCGGGTCAAAGACCTGAACGAAGCGATCGACCTTGCCAACGACACCGCCTTTGGCCTCGGCGCGAGCGGCTGGACGAACGAGCCGGACGAGAAAGCCCGCCTGATCGAAGCGATCGACGCTGGCGCAGTTTTTATCAACGCCATGGTCAAATCCGACCCTCGTCTGCCCTTCGGCGGCATCAAGACCTCGGGCTATGGCCGCGAGCTGGGGCGCGAAGGCATCTTAGAATTTGTCAACATCAAAACGGTGTGGGAGTCATGA
- a CDS encoding efflux RND transporter permease subunit: MWIVRLALRRPYTFIVASLLVVLLGAVTIARMATDILPEIDVPVVSVIWTYGGVNPNDMEKRIATISERAMTTTVNDIEHIESQSMNGVSVIKVFFQPGAKVEAAVAQVTSVSQTILRILPPGIVPPLIIRYSAASVPVLQVGVSSKKLSEAELYDYGLNFVRTQLATVQGASVPLPYGGKPRQIMVDIDPDALFARGLSAADVTAAINAQNLILPAGTAKIGAREYNVELNSSPEIVKALGDLPIKQANGATVYIRDVAQVRDGFAVQTNIVRQDGQRSSLLTVLKNGGASTLDVVDRVKAALPRIQSTLPPELNLKLLFDQSIFVRAAIDGVVREALIAALLTGTMILVFLGSWRSTLIITISIPLSILCSIIALSLLGQTLNAMTLGGLALAVGILVDDATVEIENIHRNLGQGKPLKQAILDGAQQIAVPAFVSTLCICIVFVPVVFLSGAARSLFVPLGLAVVFAMLASYLLSRTLVPVLVNYLLRPEVDRYAAPHTAKGDWIWRFHEGFNRLFERLRNGYRDLLVWTLAHRGAVFGLFAAFFGGSLLLFAMLGQDFFPQVDAGQFRLHVRTPVGTRIEQTEVYFARVERAIRQTVPRGELSTIIDNIGLPVGGVNLAFSDSSTIGPSDGEILVSLKEDHGSTHDLVRRLRRRLVAEFPELTFFFQPSDIVTQILNFGLPAPIDVQVSGPPRNQQKNYPIARKLLAEIARIPGTVDVHIHQVLDSPTLRIDVDRTRASELGLSQRDVANTVLYSLSSSGQAAPNYWLNPKNGVNYLVAVQTPQYRVDSLAALQNTPVSAAGLSAPQLLSNLATIQRRTIGQVINHYNVQPVYDIYANVQDRDLGSVAAEVRSIVARYEKQLPRGSRIVVRGQVESMTTAFTSLALGLIFAIVLVYCLMVINFQSWLDPFIIISALPGALAGICWMLFITQTTVSVPSLMGAIMSIGVATANSILLVTFANDQRRHGLDATAAALAAGYTRLRPVLMTALAMIIGMLPMALGFGEGGEQNAPLGRAVIGGLLVATVTTLLFVPLVYSVLRRAQPFDPDTDEDRTLPEAASAYSLSAQSQQEE; this comes from the coding sequence ATGTGGATCGTCCGGCTGGCGCTGCGCCGTCCCTATACATTCATCGTCGCCAGTCTGCTCGTCGTCTTATTGGGAGCGGTGACGATTGCCCGGATGGCGACCGACATTCTGCCTGAGATTGACGTGCCGGTGGTGAGCGTGATCTGGACCTACGGCGGCGTCAACCCCAACGACATGGAAAAGCGGATCGCTACGATCTCCGAGCGGGCAATGACCACGACGGTCAACGACATCGAGCACATCGAATCGCAGTCGATGAACGGCGTGAGTGTGATCAAGGTCTTCTTTCAGCCCGGTGCGAAGGTCGAGGCGGCGGTGGCCCAGGTCACCTCTGTCTCCCAGACCATCCTGCGCATTCTGCCGCCGGGGATCGTGCCGCCGCTCATCATCCGCTACAGCGCGGCGAGCGTGCCGGTCCTGCAGGTGGGTGTTTCGAGCAAAAAGCTCTCTGAGGCGGAGTTGTACGACTATGGCCTCAACTTTGTGCGCACCCAGCTTGCCACCGTCCAGGGTGCCTCTGTGCCGTTGCCCTACGGCGGCAAGCCGCGCCAGATCATGGTCGATATCGACCCCGACGCACTTTTTGCCCGTGGCCTATCGGCAGCCGATGTCACCGCTGCGATTAACGCCCAGAATTTGATCCTCCCCGCCGGTACCGCCAAGATCGGTGCCCGCGAGTACAACGTCGAACTCAATTCCAGCCCCGAGATCGTCAAAGCCCTGGGCGATCTGCCGATCAAGCAGGCGAACGGGGCGACCGTTTACATCCGCGACGTGGCCCAGGTGCGCGACGGCTTTGCTGTACAGACCAACATCGTCCGCCAGGACGGCCAGCGCTCCAGCCTGCTCACGGTCCTCAAAAACGGCGGAGCCTCGACCCTCGATGTCGTGGACCGGGTCAAGGCGGCTCTGCCCCGCATCCAGTCCACGCTGCCGCCGGAGTTGAACCTCAAGCTGCTCTTTGATCAGTCGATCTTTGTGCGCGCCGCGATCGACGGCGTGGTGCGCGAGGCGCTCATCGCCGCTCTGCTCACCGGCACGATGATCCTGGTATTTCTTGGTTCGTGGCGCAGCACCCTCATCATCACCATTTCGATTCCGCTCTCGATTCTCTGCTCGATCATCGCCCTCAGCCTGCTCGGCCAGACCCTCAACGCGATGACCCTGGGGGGTCTGGCGCTGGCGGTGGGCATTCTGGTGGACGATGCCACCGTCGAAATTGAAAACATCCACCGCAACCTGGGCCAGGGCAAGCCCCTCAAGCAGGCCATCCTCGACGGTGCCCAGCAGATCGCCGTACCGGCTTTCGTCTCGACCCTGTGCATCTGCATCGTCTTTGTGCCGGTCGTCTTCTTAAGCGGCGCGGCCCGGTCGCTGTTTGTGCCGTTGGGGCTGGCGGTCGTCTTTGCGATGCTCGCCTCCTATCTGCTCTCGCGCACGCTGGTGCCGGTACTGGTCAACTATCTGCTGCGGCCAGAAGTCGATCGCTACGCTGCTCCCCATACGGCAAAGGGCGACTGGATCTGGCGCTTTCATGAGGGGTTCAACCGGCTTTTTGAGCGCCTGCGAAACGGCTACCGCGACTTGCTGGTCTGGACCCTCGCCCACCGGGGCGCAGTCTTTGGGCTATTTGCCGCTTTCTTTGGCGGTTCTTTGCTCCTTTTTGCGATGCTGGGCCAGGACTTTTTTCCGCAGGTAGACGCCGGGCAGTTCCGGCTGCACGTGCGCACGCCGGTAGGCACCCGCATCGAGCAGACCGAAGTCTACTTTGCCCGCGTCGAGCGGGCGATCAGGCAGACGGTCCCGAGGGGCGAACTCTCGACAATCATCGATAACATCGGTCTGCCGGTGGGCGGCGTCAACCTCGCCTTCAGCGACAGCTCCACGATTGGCCCGAGCGACGGCGAAATTCTCGTCTCCCTCAAAGAAGACCACGGCTCGACCCACGATCTTGTCCGGCGCTTGCGCCGCAGGCTGGTGGCCGAATTTCCGGAGCTGACCTTTTTCTTTCAGCCCAGTGACATCGTTACCCAGATTCTCAACTTTGGTCTGCCTGCCCCGATCGACGTGCAGGTGAGCGGGCCGCCGCGCAACCAGCAAAAAAACTATCCCATCGCCCGCAAGTTGCTGGCGGAGATCGCCCGTATCCCCGGCACCGTCGATGTCCACATTCATCAGGTGCTCGATTCGCCCACCCTGCGCATCGACGTCGATCGCACCCGCGCCTCCGAACTGGGCCTCAGCCAGCGCGACGTCGCCAATACGGTGCTCTATTCGCTCAGTTCCAGCGGTCAGGCCGCTCCCAACTACTGGCTCAACCCCAAAAACGGCGTCAACTATCTGGTGGCGGTGCAGACGCCCCAGTACCGGGTCGATTCGCTCGCCGCCCTCCAGAACACGCCGGTGAGTGCCGCCGGTCTGAGCGCGCCCCAGTTGCTGAGCAACCTGGCTACGATCCAGCGCAGGACCATCGGCCAGGTGATCAACCACTACAACGTCCAGCCGGTCTACGACATCTACGCCAACGTCCAGGACCGCGACCTGGGCAGCGTCGCCGCTGAGGTCCGTTCGATCGTGGCCCGCTACGAGAAGCAACTGCCGCGCGGCAGCCGCATCGTCGTGCGCGGCCAGGTGGAGAGCATGACCACTGCTTTTACCAGCCTCGCCCTGGGCCTCATCTTTGCGATCGTGCTGGTCTACTGCCTGATGGTAATTAACTTCCAGTCCTGGCTCGATCCGTTCATCATCATCTCGGCTCTGCCCGGAGCGCTCGCCGGGATCTGCTGGATGCTCTTTATCACCCAGACCACGGTGAGCGTACCCTCGCTGATGGGAGCGATCATGAGCATCGGTGTGGCCACCGCCAACAGCATCTTGCTCGTCACCTTCGCCAACGACCAGCGCCGCCACGGCCTCGACGCCACTGCCGCTGCCCTCGCCGCCGGTTACACCCGCCTCAGGCCGGTCTTGATGACGGCACTCGCGATGATTATCGGCATGTTGCCCATGGCGCTCGGCTTTGGAGAGGGAGGCGAGCAGAACGCCCCCCTGGGCCGGGCGGTGATCGGTGGCTTGCTCGTGGCGACGGTCACGACTTTGCTCTTTGTACCGCTCGTCTACAGCGTCCTGCGCCGCGCCCAGCCCTTTGATCCCGATACTGACGAAGATCGGACGCTGCCCGAAGCTGCCTCTGCCTACTCGCTCAGCGCCCAATCTCAGCAGGAGGAATAG
- a CDS encoding bifunctional orotidine-5'-phosphate decarboxylase/orotate phosphoribosyltransferase, with the protein MNFLDRLNAAIRKNNSLLFVGLDPNPEWLPARYGQGSSIKPLRAWLRFLIDQTADLVCAYKPTLGFYQALGPEGLALLVELREWVGPDLPLILDAKHADLNTATLMARTVFEDWHFDGITLNPYAGQDVVAPFLLHPHRGVFVLCCTANPAAQALQTYPSEQTPLYLQVVREACAWGLPEQLGLEVGPVRAEVLARLRAAAPERVILLRSVWALSEGLDSILAAGLDTAGSGLLVPVPLEMLVAGDPATQVDALRRDIEKSRHESTRQDTSSSCSLWQPDVCLLVPQSDPHLELTLQLFDSGCVLFGEHVQASGAVFPYYIDLRRIISNPQLFHQVLLAYAQILQQLRFDRLAGIPYGSLPTASGLALHLNVPLIFPRKEVKAHGTRRAIEGSFEPGEVVVVVDDVLISGKSALEGAQKLESAGLVVNDIVVLIEHEPQVRERLREHGYTSHAVLPFARIARTLHAVGRITDEQYRLLQPEEAS; encoded by the coding sequence ATGAATTTTTTAGACAGGCTCAACGCGGCGATCCGGAAAAATAACAGTTTGCTCTTCGTGGGCCTCGATCCCAACCCCGAGTGGTTGCCCGCCCGCTACGGCCAGGGTTCTTCGATCAAACCTCTAAGAGCGTGGCTGCGCTTTTTAATCGACCAGACCGCCGATCTCGTCTGCGCTTACAAGCCCACCCTCGGCTTCTATCAGGCTCTCGGGCCGGAGGGGCTGGCGCTGCTTGTCGAACTGCGCGAGTGGGTGGGGCCGGATCTGCCGCTCATCCTCGATGCCAAGCACGCCGATCTCAATACCGCCACCCTCATGGCCCGCACGGTCTTCGAGGACTGGCACTTCGATGGGATCACCCTCAACCCCTACGCCGGGCAGGATGTCGTCGCCCCCTTTCTCCTCCATCCCCACCGGGGCGTCTTCGTGCTCTGCTGCACCGCCAATCCCGCTGCCCAGGCGCTGCAGACCTATCCGAGCGAGCAGACGCCCCTGTACCTGCAGGTGGTTCGTGAGGCGTGTGCCTGGGGATTGCCCGAACAGTTGGGTCTGGAGGTAGGACCGGTGCGCGCCGAAGTGCTTGCCCGCCTCAGGGCCGCCGCACCGGAGCGGGTGATCTTACTGCGCAGCGTCTGGGCCTTGAGCGAGGGACTGGATTCGATCCTGGCGGCGGGCCTCGATACAGCGGGGTCGGGCCTGCTGGTGCCGGTGCCCCTGGAGATGCTGGTGGCGGGCGATCCAGCCACTCAGGTAGACGCTCTGCGCCGCGACATCGAAAAATCGCGCCACGAATCTACCCGGCAGGACACTTCCAGTAGCTGCAGCCTCTGGCAACCGGATGTCTGTTTGCTCGTACCCCAGAGCGACCCACACCTCGAACTCACCCTGCAGCTATTCGACAGCGGCTGCGTACTCTTTGGCGAGCACGTGCAGGCGAGCGGAGCCGTTTTTCCTTATTACATCGACCTCAGGCGGATCATCTCCAATCCCCAGCTTTTTCATCAGGTGCTCCTCGCCTACGCCCAGATCCTCCAGCAACTGCGCTTCGACCGGCTCGCCGGTATTCCCTACGGCTCGCTGCCCACCGCCTCGGGACTGGCGCTGCACCTGAACGTGCCCCTTATCTTTCCGCGCAAGGAAGTCAAGGCCCACGGCACCCGGCGCGCAATCGAGGGCAGCTTCGAGCCGGGCGAGGTAGTAGTGGTCGTGGACGATGTATTGATCAGCGGCAAAAGTGCCCTCGAAGGGGCTCAGAAACTCGAATCCGCCGGGCTCGTCGTCAACGACATCGTCGTCCTCATCGAGCATGAACCCCAGGTGCGGGAGCGGCTACGCGAGCACGGCTACACCAGCCACGCCGTCCTGCCCTTTGCGCGCATCGCCCGCACCCTGCACGCCGTTGGCCGAATCACCGACGAGCAGTACCGCCTGCTCCAGCCGGAGGAAGCAAGCTGA